One region of Calditrichota bacterium genomic DNA includes:
- a CDS encoding gliding-motility protein MglA — MFINWAKREISIKIVYYGPGLSGKTTNLEYIYSKIDPSHRGEMVSLKTKDDRTLFFDFMEFKLGNIKGKIPRFRLYTVPGQRFYASSRKIILSGADGIVFVADSQRSRLRENMDALLDLEKNFILEGRTLANVPYVIQYNKRDLDQILPVGLLQKKLNFLNAPHFEAVANKGVGVVETLKMMIQLVIEDIEHKLRA, encoded by the coding sequence ATGTTCATTAATTGGGCAAAACGCGAGATTTCCATTAAAATCGTTTACTATGGTCCCGGATTGAGTGGCAAAACGACCAATCTTGAATATATCTACTCAAAAATTGATCCTTCCCACCGCGGCGAAATGGTTTCACTCAAAACAAAAGACGACCGAACTCTTTTTTTTGATTTTATGGAATTCAAACTGGGTAATATTAAGGGGAAAATTCCCCGCTTTCGCCTGTACACCGTTCCGGGGCAGCGTTTTTATGCCTCCAGCCGGAAGATTATCCTGAGCGGTGCCGATGGGATTGTTTTTGTGGCCGATTCCCAGCGGAGCCGCCTTCGTGAAAATATGGACGCACTGCTCGATCTTGAAAAAAATTTCATCCTTGAGGGCCGGACACTCGCGAATGTTCCGTACGTAATTCAATATAACAAACGGGATCTGGATCAAATCCTTCCCGTTGGATTGTTGCAAAAAAAACTGAACTTTCTGAATGCACCCCATTTTGAAGCGGTTGCCAATAAGGGAGTGGGTGTGGTTGAAACCCTAAAAATGATGATTCAATTAGTGATTGAGGATATTGAACACAAGCTTCGCGCCTAA